The following are encoded in a window of Amycolatopsis lexingtonensis genomic DNA:
- a CDS encoding biotin carboxylase N-terminal domain-containing protein — protein sequence MFSRVAIVNRGEAAMRLIHAVRDLSAETGTRIETVALYTDADRTATFVREADLAYDLGPASARPYLDLAKLEQALVETKADAAWVGWGFVAEDPAFAELCEKVGVTFVGPSADAMRKLGDKIGAKLIAEEVGVPVAPWSRGEVATLEAALEAGDRIGYPLMLKATAGGGGRGIRMVASGEDLADAYERTSQEALRAFGSGVVFLERLVTGARHVEVQVISDGETAWALGVRDCSVQRRNQKIIEESASPVLAPEQTAELKTSAERLAVAVGYRGACTVEFLYHPGEKLFAFLEVNTRLQVEHPITEITTGTDLVKLQLHVAGGGKLEGTQPAELGHAIEARLNAEDPDRDFAPSPGRIARLALPAGPGIRVDTGVSEGDTIPADFDSMIAKIIAYGRDRDEALGRLRRAMAETTVIIEGGATNKSFVLDLLDQPEVIDASADTGWIDRVRAEGRLVTHRHSAIALAAAAIEAYQDEEEVSVQRLLSTAHGGRPQVQHESSRPLDLKLRGVGYRVSVARAGRKRFRVGVSAGTSDVHHAEVEIDRFDAHSGQILVNGRRFRLVSATHGPIHLVEVDGITHRISRDEGGVVRSPAPALVVATPLAVGDEVEANAPILVLESMKMETVLRAPFRARVRECPVSVGSQVETGAPLMRLEPLSDGAEDEAAEETETVEIELPTVPDGVSAAKRVERGLQDLKSLLLGFDVDPAERKRLVAAYLEARTELGNRPVEGELDLLTVFADLSELSRNTPGGELDAESNGAVHSSREFFHSYLQSLDVERAGVTEGFQARLRQVLAHYGVADLDRTPELEAAVFRIFLAQQRMAADVAVVSELLRQWLTGAPPVESLSERAGLTLEHLVEATQVRFPAVSDLARGVVFRWFAQPLLRRHRAEVYAAVRTELRYLDQHPDAPDRADRIQAMITGSQPLVRLVGQRIGRPGRDHAPLLEVLTRRYYGNRRLSGVEVRDAGGSRWLTARLDTADGVLPLVTTAVDISALPEALGALGEVATEGAVADLYLRWEDQPDVDAAAARLGALLAEHPVPASVRRVVVTVAGTGGAVMHHHFTFERDGETFAEDRLIRGLHPQIAQRLQLQRLREFDLTRLPSADEEIYLFKAVAKTNPADERLIAMGQVRDLTPLREADGRLVALPALEDAVTACLDAIRNIQAQRPQNKRFDTNRIMMYVWPPTELTTDELNTLVQRILPTSVGAGLEEVQFLARRRTDAGRLTELAVRITFDPGHGARLHVDHPSTEPVKPLDEYRLKVLRAARRGTVYPYELTDLLAGPGGTFTEHDLDEGGALVPVDRPKGKNTAALVAGVVSTPTERHPEGVTRVVLLGDPTKSLGALSEPECSRVIAALDLAERMRVPLEWLALSSGARISMSSGTENMDWVAAALKRIVTFTQDGGEINIVVNGINVGAQPYWNAEATMLMHTKGILVMTPDSAMVLTGKQALDFSGGVSAEDNFGIGGYDRVMGPNGQAQYWAPNLPAAREVLMAHYEHTYIAPGESGPRKVATSDPVGRDVSSFPHAVVGSDFTTVGEIFSAEHNPDRKKPFDIRTVMRALSDQDHPVLERWAGMADADTSAVQDVHIGGRPVCLIGIESRSVPRRGFPPTDGPDTYTAGTLFPRSSKKTARAINAASGNRPLVVLANLSGFDGSPESLRKLQLEYGAEIGRAIVNFEGPIVFTVISRYHGGAFVVFSKTLNPNMTVLALEGSFASVLGGAPAAAVVFAGEVNNRTANDPRVTELQAQVGAAGGAARAALNAQLAELQSSVRAEKVSEVAAEFDRVHSIQRAVEVGSVDAIISAAELRPRIIEAIEHGLKK from the coding sequence GTGTTCAGTCGTGTCGCCATCGTCAACCGCGGAGAGGCCGCGATGCGGCTCATCCACGCCGTCCGGGATCTGTCGGCGGAAACCGGGACGCGGATCGAGACGGTCGCCCTCTACACCGACGCGGACCGCACTGCCACCTTCGTCCGTGAGGCCGATCTGGCCTACGACCTCGGTCCGGCGTCGGCGCGTCCCTACCTCGACCTGGCCAAGCTCGAGCAGGCGCTCGTCGAGACGAAGGCCGACGCCGCGTGGGTCGGCTGGGGCTTCGTCGCCGAGGACCCGGCGTTCGCCGAACTGTGCGAAAAGGTCGGTGTCACCTTCGTCGGGCCCAGTGCCGACGCGATGCGCAAGCTCGGGGACAAGATCGGCGCGAAGCTGATCGCCGAAGAGGTCGGCGTGCCGGTCGCGCCGTGGAGCCGCGGCGAGGTCGCGACGCTCGAAGCCGCGCTGGAGGCCGGCGACCGGATCGGCTACCCCCTGATGCTCAAGGCCACCGCCGGCGGCGGCGGGCGCGGCATCCGCATGGTGGCCTCCGGCGAAGACCTCGCCGACGCCTACGAGCGCACCAGCCAGGAAGCCCTGCGCGCGTTCGGCTCCGGCGTCGTGTTCCTGGAGCGCCTGGTCACCGGCGCCCGGCACGTCGAGGTCCAGGTGATCTCCGACGGCGAGACGGCGTGGGCGCTCGGCGTCCGTGACTGCTCGGTGCAGCGCCGCAACCAGAAGATCATCGAAGAGTCCGCCTCCCCCGTCCTCGCGCCGGAGCAGACCGCCGAATTGAAGACGTCGGCGGAGCGGCTCGCGGTCGCGGTCGGCTACCGCGGCGCGTGCACCGTCGAGTTCCTGTACCACCCGGGCGAGAAGCTGTTCGCCTTCCTCGAGGTCAACACCCGCCTGCAGGTCGAGCACCCGATCACCGAGATCACCACCGGCACCGACCTGGTCAAGCTGCAGCTGCACGTCGCGGGCGGCGGCAAGCTCGAAGGCACCCAGCCCGCCGAGCTCGGCCACGCGATCGAAGCCCGGCTCAACGCCGAAGACCCCGACCGCGACTTCGCGCCCTCCCCCGGCCGCATCGCGCGGCTCGCCCTGCCCGCCGGCCCCGGCATCCGCGTCGACACCGGCGTCAGCGAAGGCGACACCATCCCGGCCGACTTCGACTCGATGATCGCCAAGATCATCGCCTACGGCCGCGACCGCGACGAGGCGCTCGGCCGCCTGCGCCGCGCCATGGCCGAGACGACCGTCATCATCGAAGGCGGCGCCACCAACAAGAGCTTCGTGCTCGACCTGCTCGACCAGCCCGAGGTGATCGACGCCAGCGCCGACACCGGCTGGATCGACCGTGTCCGCGCCGAAGGCCGCCTGGTCACCCACCGGCACTCCGCGATCGCGCTCGCCGCGGCCGCCATCGAGGCCTACCAGGACGAGGAAGAGGTCTCCGTCCAGCGGCTGCTCTCGACCGCGCACGGCGGCCGCCCGCAGGTGCAGCACGAAAGCAGCCGCCCGCTCGACCTCAAGCTCCGCGGCGTCGGCTACCGCGTCAGCGTCGCGCGCGCCGGGCGGAAGCGCTTCCGCGTCGGTGTCTCGGCGGGCACGTCGGACGTGCACCACGCCGAGGTCGAGATCGACCGCTTCGACGCACACAGCGGCCAGATCCTGGTCAACGGGCGGCGGTTCCGCCTGGTTTCGGCCACCCACGGCCCGATCCACCTGGTCGAGGTCGACGGCATCACCCACCGCATCAGCCGCGACGAGGGCGGCGTCGTCCGCTCCCCGGCGCCCGCGCTGGTCGTCGCGACCCCGCTGGCGGTCGGCGACGAGGTCGAGGCGAACGCGCCGATCCTCGTGCTGGAGAGCATGAAAATGGAGACGGTGCTGCGCGCGCCGTTCCGCGCCCGGGTCCGCGAATGCCCGGTGTCCGTCGGCAGCCAGGTCGAAACCGGCGCGCCCCTGATGCGCCTGGAGCCGCTGTCCGACGGCGCCGAGGACGAGGCGGCCGAAGAGACCGAGACCGTCGAGATCGAGCTCCCGACCGTGCCGGACGGCGTGTCCGCGGCCAAGCGCGTCGAACGCGGCCTGCAGGACCTCAAGAGCCTGCTGCTCGGCTTCGACGTCGACCCGGCCGAGCGCAAGCGGCTCGTCGCGGCCTACCTGGAAGCGCGCACCGAACTGGGCAACCGCCCGGTCGAAGGCGAGCTGGACCTGCTCACCGTCTTCGCCGACCTGTCCGAGCTGAGCCGCAACACCCCCGGCGGCGAGCTCGACGCCGAGTCGAACGGCGCCGTGCACAGCTCGCGCGAGTTCTTCCACAGCTACCTGCAGAGCCTCGACGTCGAACGCGCCGGCGTCACCGAAGGCTTCCAGGCCCGGCTGCGCCAGGTGCTCGCGCACTACGGCGTCGCGGACCTCGACCGCACGCCGGAGCTGGAGGCCGCGGTCTTCCGGATCTTCCTGGCGCAGCAGCGGATGGCGGCCGACGTCGCCGTCGTTTCGGAGCTGCTGCGGCAGTGGCTGACCGGCGCGCCGCCGGTGGAGTCGCTGAGCGAGCGCGCCGGGCTGACCCTGGAGCACCTCGTCGAGGCCACGCAGGTGCGTTTCCCCGCGGTGTCCGACCTCGCCCGCGGTGTCGTGTTCCGCTGGTTCGCCCAGCCGCTGCTGCGCCGGCACCGCGCCGAGGTGTACGCCGCCGTCCGCACCGAGCTGCGGTACCTCGACCAGCACCCGGACGCACCGGACCGCGCCGACCGGATCCAGGCGATGATCACCGGCTCCCAGCCCCTCGTCCGGCTGGTCGGCCAGCGGATCGGGCGCCCGGGCCGCGACCACGCGCCGCTGCTGGAAGTGCTGACCCGCCGCTACTACGGCAACCGGCGGCTGTCCGGGGTCGAGGTGCGCGACGCCGGCGGCTCCCGGTGGCTGACCGCCCGGCTGGACACCGCCGACGGCGTGCTGCCGCTGGTCACCACCGCCGTCGACATCTCCGCGCTGCCCGAAGCCCTCGGCGCGCTCGGCGAGGTGGCCACCGAAGGCGCGGTCGCCGACCTGTACCTGCGCTGGGAGGACCAGCCGGACGTCGACGCGGCCGCCGCGCGGCTCGGCGCGCTGCTGGCCGAGCACCCGGTGCCCGCGAGCGTGCGGCGGGTCGTCGTCACCGTGGCCGGCACCGGCGGCGCGGTGATGCACCACCACTTCACGTTCGAGCGCGACGGCGAGACGTTCGCCGAAGACCGGCTGATCCGCGGCCTGCACCCGCAGATCGCGCAGCGCCTGCAGCTGCAGCGCCTGCGCGAGTTCGACCTCACGCGGCTGCCGTCGGCGGACGAGGAGATCTACCTCTTCAAGGCCGTGGCGAAGACCAACCCGGCCGACGAGCGGCTGATCGCGATGGGCCAGGTCCGCGACCTGACGCCGCTGCGCGAGGCCGACGGCCGCCTGGTCGCGCTGCCCGCGCTCGAGGACGCGGTCACCGCCTGCCTCGACGCGATCCGGAACATCCAGGCGCAGCGGCCGCAGAACAAGCGGTTCGACACCAACCGGATCATGATGTACGTCTGGCCGCCGACCGAGCTCACCACCGACGAGCTGAACACGCTGGTCCAGCGCATCCTGCCGACGTCGGTGGGCGCCGGGCTGGAGGAGGTCCAGTTCCTGGCGCGGCGGCGCACGGACGCGGGCAGGCTGACCGAGCTCGCCGTCCGGATCACCTTCGACCCCGGCCACGGCGCGCGGCTGCACGTCGACCACCCGTCGACCGAGCCGGTGAAGCCGCTGGACGAGTACCGCCTGAAGGTGCTGCGGGCGGCGCGGCGCGGGACGGTGTACCCGTACGAGCTGACCGACCTGCTCGCCGGTCCCGGCGGCACGTTCACCGAGCACGACCTCGACGAGGGCGGCGCGCTGGTCCCGGTGGACCGGCCGAAGGGCAAGAACACCGCCGCGCTCGTGGCGGGCGTCGTCTCGACCCCGACCGAGCGGCACCCCGAAGGCGTCACGCGGGTCGTGCTCCTCGGCGACCCGACGAAGTCGCTGGGCGCGCTGTCGGAGCCGGAGTGCTCGCGCGTCATCGCGGCGCTCGACCTGGCCGAGCGGATGCGCGTCCCGCTGGAGTGGCTCGCGCTGTCGTCCGGTGCGCGGATCTCGATGTCCTCGGGCACCGAGAACATGGACTGGGTCGCCGCGGCGCTCAAGCGGATCGTCACGTTCACCCAGGACGGCGGCGAGATCAACATCGTGGTCAACGGCATCAACGTCGGCGCCCAGCCGTACTGGAACGCCGAAGCGACGATGCTCATGCACACCAAGGGCATCCTGGTGATGACGCCGGACTCGGCGATGGTGCTCACCGGCAAGCAGGCGCTGGACTTCTCCGGCGGCGTGTCGGCCGAGGACAACTTCGGCATCGGCGGCTACGACCGCGTGATGGGCCCGAACGGCCAGGCGCAGTACTGGGCGCCGAACCTGCCTGCCGCGCGCGAAGTCCTGATGGCGCACTACGAGCACACCTACATCGCGCCGGGCGAGTCCGGGCCGCGGAAGGTGGCCACCAGCGACCCGGTCGGCCGCGACGTTTCGTCGTTCCCGCACGCCGTCGTCGGCAGCGACTTCACGACCGTCGGCGAGATCTTCTCGGCCGAGCACAACCCGGACCGCAAGAAGCCGTTCGACATCCGCACGGTGATGCGCGCGCTGTCCGACCAGGACCACCCGGTGCTGGAGCGCTGGGCGGGCATGGCGGACGCGGACACCTCGGCGGTGCAGGACGTGCACATCGGCGGCCGCCCGGTCTGCCTGATCGGCATCGAGTCGCGGTCGGTGCCGCGCCGCGGCTTCCCGCCCACCGACGGCCCGGACACCTACACCGCGGGCACGCTGTTCCCGCGCTCGTCGAAGAAGACGGCCCGCGCGATCAACGCGGCGTCGGGCAACCGGCCGCTGGTGGTGCTGGCGAACCTGTCGGGCTTCGACGGCTCGCCGGAGTCCCTGCGCAAGCTGCAGCTGGAGTACGGCGCGGAAATCGGCCGGGCGATCGTCAACTTCGAGGGCCCGATCGTGTTCACCGTGATTTCGCGGTACCACGGCGGCGCGTTCGTGGTGTTCTCCAAGACGCTCAACCCGAACATGACGGTGCTGGCCCTCGAGGGTTCGTTCGCGTCGGTGCTCGGCGGCGCCCCGGCGGCCGCGGTGGTGTTCGCCGGCGAAGTGAACAACCGCACGGCGAACGACCCGCGGGTGACCGAGCTGCAGGCCCAGGTCGGGGCGGCCGGCGGCGCGGCCCGCGCGGCGCTCAACGCCCAGCTGGCCGAGCTCCAGTCGTCAGTGCGCGCGGAGAAGGTCAGCGAAGTGGCCGCGGAGTTCGACCGCGTCCACAGCATCCAGCGCGCGGTCGAGGTCGGCTCGGTGGACGCGATCATCTCGGCGGCCGAGCTGCGGCCGCGGATCATCGAGGCCATCGAGCACGGACTGAAGAAGTAG